In Chanodichthys erythropterus isolate Z2021 chromosome 20, ASM2448905v1, whole genome shotgun sequence, the genomic stretch GCCGGCTATAGCCGCTGAGCTGAGAGAGTAAAACTTCAGGTGACGGTCCAGAAGCAGAAGCCTTCCGCATTTGTGCTTGCTGAACCAAAGCATTTCTGCGTGCATGCTCAGCACAGAACGATACCCtaacagaaagaaaaacaacattaaatcaACTATCTGTAGCAAGTAACCATGTTATGGGAGTAAACGAACACACCCACCCCTCTTTTTTCTCTGGTTTTGGGGCTGCATTGGGGCAGCGCTTGCCATTCTTATTGGAAACATAGCTGCATTGCCTGTAGGGAGCATTTTTATCTTCAAGTACGTGTTTGATGCAGAACTCCAGGCCCTCCAGACGAGGCTGTGAACAGGGTCTCTGTGTGAAGGAGCAGGTTTGAGGTTCTTGAGAGCGAGCAGCTTGAGTCACTCGACCTCTGCTGGATGGCAGCACGTGGATCCGGATCCTGTTCATCACTGATGCAGTGAGAAAGTCAACATAACTAAATCAAATACAAACACCATAATTCAGGTCCTCTGAATTTCCAATCAATCAGTTTTCCATGACTGTTACTTACAGTCCCTACAGACCACGtgtcatgaataaattatgcaattTAATGTCATGACAGTAACGTTATATGAATAAAGTGTCCAAAAAGGTCCAAAATGCAGCATACAACTTGATTATGTACATCTACTAAAGATGAACAAGAACTCGTTTAAATGCCTAATTAAAATTTTAACTTAACATAGTAACGTTAAGGCTTTACTGTACATCCCGTTAAAGCATGTGGGTTATACGGTAATCGCCAAGAGCATTCAAACAGTCGTATAAATCAACTCTTTAACTTtgcatttgtaaaataaaaagtaacgTTAGCATAACAAAAGCTGCGAGTTTTTAAACATTATCAGAGATCATAAGAttgacattttaatattatgCAGAAGCGCCAAATTCATACGTCAGTGCTGCTGTTCGGCCATCTTTGAATTGGGAGGATAACATACTCCTTATTTTAACTCACCAAAACTGATATAATTATTCAATATATACCATCGATTTAGTCTAAAACTGTTTTTGTacgttataatatataatttctaCGTGAAAACTCACCTATGGAGTAATACTTGTTAACGTTAATGTGAGGTCTTCTTGCTGCCCCTTCCAGCGATCAAGGCAACGCACTAACAATGAGCTCTGTGTAGGAACGTCATCCATTTTAGCGCCCTCCTACGTTTACGTTGATTGGACCACAACCTTGTAAGGAACCATTTGATTGGAGGAAAATACTTCACGATCCGAGTATAGTCCTTTATTATTGGCTGCTATATCCCAGAGCAGTTGTTGTTGGCACCAACCCTATGCGCCAAATgtgtaacaaaataaaagtagTCTAGCAATAAACAGAAACAGACGGactctaaaataaataatttaattcaaaacatgttaggtttttatatatatattttatatatatatatatatatatatataaattcatgCTTTGCTTTGTGCAAGAGATTGATCTTTTCCATAAAGCTGCCATGACTTGTACATCCTTCTCAATTTCCTCAGATTTGGTTTGGGAAGATCCTGTGGGgatataaaaatgaaacatcCGAAATATCAGAGAAAATACGAAATGAAATTATGCTGGATATATGATGGATTGCGGCTGATAATGCTATGCTTATCATCAGCATTTTATGATAATCAAACCTTTTTAAAATCAAGCAAAAATTGCACAGACAAAACAAATTTTGTTGAAGATTAGTTGAAACATACCTGTTGATCTTCTAAATGGTGAAGATCTGCCAGAGGGACGATGGAAGGTCTTCCATGAGCACACTGGAAAGGAAGATGACAAGAGGAGAGCGAGCTCACCAGACTACAGCACTCCTCTTTACTCAATATGTCATTGAACTTAATTGCTCCTGTTAAGATAAacacataaattaaaataaatttgaacaagaatattttgtaaaatgctaATTGTTGCAAATGACTAGGCATACATACTTAAAAATACCTGATACAATGTTAAATGTACTCAAAGTGTACACTAAAATGTTTAGAAGCATTGTGGCTTCTTTTGTGTGAAAATGGGGAGAGGGGTAAGACAGTTTATGTGTTCCCTATAAGTTACATTTAAGTTGTACTCAATGGTGTATTTACAACACTAACCATGACAAGCTTGAGAAGCGAGAACATTATGTACTGTCAGAGGCAGCGTTCCTCTCACTCTTCCTGTTGAGCGGAGAAGCTGCAATATGTGTCAAAAGAATAAAATATCATGAAAATATCCcattcaagctccaaaaacatcCCATTTGTAGTATTTTGTTCACAGATTAGATAGCgactgattacatgtaatctaggttatgtaatcagattccaaaaatgaaatacttgtaattatattatactatgtgttaaaatactcagactacagttacttttctATTGATTACATTATTACTTAATATTCACAAAATGGCATTAAATATTTCAGAATTCacaaatttgattttttttttattttcattcctAAAAAAAGCCTAATGCTTATTATATGTTCAGAAAGTCTTCCAAATTTGTGGAATTGCACACACAGACTGGCCACTAGTCAGGTGACTATAAGTAAGTGGAAAATTGAGAGGCTACAAAgcttaaacaaataaaatatttcatctttttgttagtttgtgttttattttgattatttttattttaaaattacttttattacatttttttaacatttaataattttttttaggttttcatCAATTTACGAACCCCCTGCAGTTCCTTACAAAACCATAGCTTGGTAAACTCTATCgtaatgtaatttttaatgCACTTCATGTTGTTGATAACAAAAAATTGTCtcatttttctttctctttgtatttttttattaatatggtacaatattatattattcaaaTCAATGTTATACATaagtttgatcaaaagtaatcaaaaagtagtcagattattttacttaaaatgtgtaatgtatTAGATTACATTACTAactacatttttttgtaatttgtatacAGTAATACACTACAATCTttaagtaatctacccagcactGCAAATCACGTATGGACATGCAAGCTCACCTCAATGTGTTCTCTCAGGTAGTCCTACAGAATAAAATATACAGTGTAAGAGTCTAAACTGAgtttaaatcaataaaaataaaaataaaaattaagaacTGAGTCTGACCTCTGCAATGGTTTTAATTACTGACCGCCTTCCACGGCGGATCTCTGTGCTTTCTTTCTCTATGAAACATGTGGGAAGTCTTTCCAACAACacattcagtgactcactcttTGGGAACCTTACATCTAAAGCAAGACCCCTCAGGAAGGCCTGACAAGACctacaagaaaaaaagagagatttaTGGCATTTTGTTTCGGCAAAGGTGCAGAACTAATTGAACACACATGAATGTTTCAGACAGAAGATGACGATGAAATCAGGAATGTTCAAACAGCTCAAACAGCTGCACTGACCTCAGAAGTCTCAATTCCTCCTCAGTTACATTAATCTCCAAGGGTGGGGTTACACTTGAAGAACATAGCCTCTTTTTTCCAGGTGTGTCTGGGTCATCCTCATAGGAGTCTACATCAAACAACAAGAAGTGTGGGAAATGTACACTGAATCCTTATGTACCTCTATTGATGTTTATTAGCTGCTTTTTAATGCTTTTACATGGACTTTGTTTTGTTCTTACATTCTTATAGGTTTGGGGTtgataagatttttaaatgttttaatgttccTTATGTTCacaaaggctacatttatttgataaaaatacaataaaatgttaatactgtgaaatattgttacaaaaaactgttaaaatctctgctttcttttttaatgtatttttaaatgtgatttattcctgtgatgccaaagctgaattttcagcagccattactaaCACGCTGATGCTTGGTGGTGCTTAAACCCATACATTACAATTTACCTGTTACCAACCCCTCCAGTCGAACTCTTTCATGGGCAGCATGTTGATCAACCAACACTAGGAGATTTCCTGCAGATAGAAGGCAATGACAAATGTTTAGGACATCATCACACTGTTCAATGTAATTATTTTCAGGCAATGGTACCTTCATTTGTACTGCTTTCAGAGATGTCCTGCactgttgtatttattaaacaagCAAGGAACTTCTTGTCCACTTGATTGATGACCTGAggttataaataattaaataatcttAGTTTAATTTTCAACACTGTAAGTGTCAGTTCTTTAGTAGATGGGTAATACTTACTCTCATTGTGTGGATCATATTCTTGGTAAACCGGTAGGGGAAAAGTATATTGTGTATTTTTACAGCAAGACCCTCAGCTTGACCGCTGGTTACATCCACAGCAACCTTTTCAGAATAATTATTAGTGTGAGCCAAATCAAttcgattttttttaaagtgtaacattaattaaaaactgttttaaatagatttaattgcattaaaaatcattaaatgatttaatttattaaaccaGTAGTCTTTATACCTCTGGAGGCCGTATGAACACTGGGTTACTCCATTCTGAGAATAAAGTCGATAGTGTATCGGGACCTTGGGCATCCTCTTAAAAGAGTAACAAGAAAAACAATTAGTTAATGTGCGCTAAAAAGCTGATTTCAGTCCTTATGTCAGTCTAGAGCTGTACCTCTGCTGTCTGTCCCTGAGTTAAGAGCTCTTTCGGCTCTGGGCTTGGGCAGAAAGGGAAGTACAATGTCTGTGTGAAATGGATAACACCTGTACTCAAATCCTATGAGCAAAGACACGCTGATTATAGTATAAATATCTGTACATTAGTGATCCAAAAACGTCTCACTGAATTTCTCCCACCTGTTCTTGAAATAACACTGACTGCCATGTTAGTGACATCTGTGGTACATGGCACTTGAGTCTCCTCCACAGGAGGAGAGTTATATTTGCTGAGCCCTGTAACTTGGTTTATGTAAACCAGCTTTCCTAAGCAACTGTCATAATGAGCCAGCCAGCTGCTGGACATTGGGATTGTTTCAACACTTTCATTTGTAGTCTGACCTTCATTTCCTGTGTTGCTGCACAGAGGACCATGCTGAGAGGTTACGCTGGCTTCATCAACATGGCTCACACTTCCCAAAAAGGAAGTCACATTCTTGTTGCAGAGGTGTGAGTCTTCTAAAATGAAGGAAGGTATTGTTGTGTCCTGCTCAATCAGATCCATCACTGGAAAGTCTTTAGAAGAATTATGGACAATTGAATCAACAGTTCCAGAGGATCCAAATAAAACATCTTCTTCTAAGAGGCTTTTTTCTAATTCACATGAATTTTCTTCAAAGTGTGAGTCTTGTACAACTGGAATAGACAAGTTTTCCATAGTAAGAGAGTCTTCGCTGACCTCTTTGAATGgcattttgtcatgttttaagtTGGAACATTTGGCAGCCAATGATATTTTTTCTCCCTTGTTCCATGGTGAAGATTCTGCATAACATTCAGAATTATATGGAGAATAAGCACCTGAAATGCTCCTCAATAAGGGCTTGTCTAAATCATCTAAGTGCAATGTAGATCCTACAAAGCAGTCATTGGATTTTCTAGAGGATTCTGGTTGTAAAAGGCTTGTTTTTTCCGTACTTGGTTGGTTTTTTTCGGCATCCCTCCCAAACAACCTTTTGAACTTGTCAAGAGATCCTGTTTCAAAAGACAGAGTTAATTTACGACTTGGAGCAGCTCTGCAAGTCTTTGAGCTTGTACCATGaacaacatgtttgttttcttcaatGTCATTTAATGGCAACTTTCTCTTTTTTGGAGAGATTTTATTGGGGaagcagaatttttttaaactatctTGCGCCCCTTTTACATCCAGAATTGAAATCTTGTGGTTTTTGCTTCCCGTCACATTTATGTCGTCGTTAACAGTAACTGGAAAATCATTATGGCTAATATTTGGACAAACTGCATTTTCATCTTCTTTGTGATTGTTATTAATTTCTGTAGCAAATGCGATTGTGGTCTGCAAAGGCAAATCCCCACTATGAGGAGCTTTTTCAGCATCTGACTCTTCACTGGCGAAGGTTTTGGTGTTTATTGACCCTTGCTCCAACATTTGAACACCACCAGAGTCGTCCACACCACTTGCATTATCCTTCTTCTCAGTCGGTGCATCACACGCTTCACGTGTTTCCTCAGCACTGAGGTTTTGTTCTGCCGCAGGAGTCTTTGCATTCCTCAACGGACTACTTGATGGACCATCGCTGCCATTCATGGAAATCTCTGTCACCAGATTTTCCTTAGTAAGAAATGCTTTTACGCCTTCTTCAATGCAGATGAGCACATTATCCCAATCTTTGAACTCTATCAGGGACTTGGCTGGTTCGAGGCATATGTCATACTCTGAGTAATGGCATTTGATATTTAAGACATAGACGCCATGAAGATCACATCCGCCCCTTTGTTTGGGACTCGATGTTAACGGATATGCGGTTGGGCTGTTGTTTTGTCTTGCAGCACTGCTTACTCTCTTCAGAAGGCCGTTGAGTGTTTTATGAATGCGTGTCTTCAGAAGAAGCCTCCCATTTACAAATAGGAATTGCAAGCTGTTATTGTAATGACCCTCACGGCCAATATGACCAGTCATTTCGAACTGCTCATGGACGTAACTGACCTCTCCGAGCTTTTGGGCTCGATTCAAGCCATGAATTTGCACAAACCTGTAATAGGTACTACTTGTTTTAGAGAGCTGCACCATCACGTGAGCcgaattttcttttttcactGTGAATGACACCGATGGGTGCATCAGAGATATGGCCTCCACTCTCTGACGGATGCGTTCGGTTTCTAAAACCGCATCCATTCTCTTTCTTCGGACTGGCATGTTGTGGAAGAGATTGTAGACGGTCACGGTCGTCCCCGCGGAGGGTCGAACGGTTTGAGCTTCAAAAACATTCGATGCATTTGCTTCATTGAAGGTTTTAACGTATGTTTTCACCGACAGCTTAGTCCTAGATGACATTTCAACCATTTCTGCAAGGGAGACAATACTGGAAATCGCTTCCCCTCTGAATCCAAAAAATCTGAGATTATCCAGATCCTCCAGCGAGCTGCATTTGCTCGTGTTGTATCGCAATCCCACTCTCTCCATGTCCTCCCGGCACATTCCTGTGCCATTGTCGATCACCTGCAGCTTGCAGGCTTCTATGTCTATTTTGACAGCCACACATGTTGCTCCAGCATCAATGCTGTTCAACACCAGCTCCTCCACACACTGCTGCAATGAGAAAATAGTAACACCAGAGCGCAGCTGTGCTTGAACATCTTGGGGTAAACTCTTGATCATtctaaaaaacataaatgttaaaatgttttaatgcagAGATGAAATAGTCAAATGAAAcattaatgtaaaatgtaaataacgaCAGAAGTATAATTatgttataattatattttcatttgaatgaataattaaacTAATATATGTCTATACCTCTTTGATGGGTTGTGAGATGTTTATTTGCGGCTGAACGTCCAGAAAAAAGCCGTCTGTCAGTTTTGTCAGCTTTGACGGTTGCCATGTAACGTGACAACACCGGTAAGTTTGCTAACTGTTGTAAAGATGAATTTCAGTCCTTATAAAATGACGGTCTCTTAACCGCTCAATGTAAAACGGCGTTTCTATAACTTGTGATATAAATAACGTTTTTTATAGCATTTCATTCGTTAACTCATTTAAGAAATACAACTATTATTTCTGTTATGGGTTCAATCTACTTTCACTCACAACGTGAACTGCAGCGGAAATGACGTCGAAGAATAAGCAGCAGCGTGAAGCAAGCGACCGTAGACCAGGCAATGAACGTACGTCATGAATAAAATACTTCATAACaccaataaatattaatttaacatgaataatttcgaaattatataatcatttacatagAATATTTGTAGAAAGCACCAAAGTTATTGTATGTATTGTTTTTGCTGAACCATTTTTTAGGTCTAACGTACTTTTTTATTTCAACagagataaatatataaaactaaaacgaatcaatgaaataataataatttctgatgcaaaaacttgagaaaatgagatccaggcagttGATGACGTtgaagaaaaattatttattcattccaattaaatttagcctcacacgAAAACTTCAAtcgataataaaaatatttaataaaaccaaaaggtaaaataaaaatcaaaaatcGGACATCTATGATAAGAACATACTGAAATCTGAGTATAGTAATTTGCAAGTGGCGCCATGAGACAGGAAGATGCAAGTCAGGATAGCAGGAAAGGGTACCAATTGAGAGAATGAGCCAGTTTTTATACCCTAAGGAAAAACTTACATCACCCTTGCTGGTCTTGTTTGGATAGATAAGAAAAGGTCAAAATGAACCTTCTTGGAGGATTTAAAGAAATTTTGTGACATTTCATGAATTCCTGCTATCCAAACAGTCATTGGGTAATTTTATGGTCTTGTGATGACTGACATTATCAGATGGAGAAAAAACACCCAAAAATAGCCCCCAAAAAGGGTGGGTTGACACCTTCGTCAGAACAATGAAATAACAaagttaacatttttcaaaggtCCCCTTTCATTTGAATACAGAGatacaaaatattattgcaGAAAAAGTACAAAGTGTGATCAATTCTGAGAACATCTACGTGCTGGTAAAAATTTGGCAGGAACCCAACTCAAACACAAATGTACCAAGCCCCCGCTTTACCGAGAAAACTTAAAGTTCACTTGGAACTTCAATGTCAACAGGTGAAAGAAGCATAATGAAGATCAAAATAACAAGCATAATAAGGAGTAAATATGTGATTGTGATTATATGTGAGTAATGAATTAAGATTATATGAATACTTTAAATCATAAGTAGCATTAAAAACCAGAAGGAATAAAATGATAATGAGTGATTAACATAGAATAtgaataaatgaacatgcataaATGAGTATTTTTGGATCCACCAATTCCTATTAGGATATGTGCTCATGTAGTTAAAATCAAGATAcatgtatattaataattataatcatAATGTTTAGCTATAGTATGATGCTTTTAACTCAATGACACATGACATAATAGAAATAAGAAAGCTTTTCCATTAAGAAAATCTCTAGCATCTagtgtattattattgtttattatgtTAAATCTCTCTATCTTGatgaaactacaaaaaaaaaaatgcactcactaaacatttaaataatctaAATCGATGTGATAATTGAGCTTGTTTTATGCTTGTTATAAAGAAAAAGCAgctgaaaaaaatattcataataatCTAAACATTATTAATCATCATAAATTGAAGAATTTTCacaaaaactaatttctttCTCCATTTCAGTCTATATTGTGTCAGCttattgagagagagagagagagagagagagagagagagagagagagagagagagagagtttgatGGTGGTCAGCAGTAAATCTTTACTGTGCTGCTCTCCAGGGTGCTGAAATGCGTTGCTGCTGAATGTGAGGGCCATCGTGGCATGTTCTCGGTGACCTTCACAGATAAAGATGTGTCATCACACATTAGTATATTATGAATTAGTGTAGTTATAACAGTGGAAAAACAGCGGCAAGTTTTGCATGAAAAGCTTACTGAAAACGTCACTGATGCATTTTCCCTTGTCAAAGCATGTTTTAGTACAACAGAATGGATTTTGTTGCGTTTTGGTTATTACTGCGCGCTCTGGAAAGAAACTGAAGTGCATCAAGAGGAAATTGAGTTAAGACTTAAAGCCTGAATTCCTGCCAAGTCAGTCAGTGCTTTCTATCTTCGGTCAAGGTCCTTTCACATGTTAACGTGAAAAGCCTTGGGAACATGAGGTGGGATACAGAAGCCGAACATTCGTATGGACTAAACGAAATGGCGCAATATGAACTGCAGAGCGCGTGAGGGGGCGTGAGGATGCGTTGGGAAAAACTACACGCTCCTTGGGGGATGGCTGTCCTATATAATGTAGTGCATTCCATTA encodes the following:
- the mlh3 gene encoding DNA mismatch repair protein Mlh3 isoform X2, which translates into the protein MIKSLPQDVQAQLRSGVTIFSLQQCVEELVLNSIDAGATCVAVKIDIEACKLQVIDNGTGMCREDMERVGLRYNTSKCSSLEDLDNLRFFGFRGEAISSIVSLAEMVEMSSRTKLSVKTYVKTFNEANASNVFEAQTVRPSAGTTVTVYNLFHNMPVRRKRMDAVLETERIRQRVEAISLMHPSVSFTVKKENSAHVMVQLSKTSSTYYRFVQIHGLNRAQKLGEVSYVHEQFEMTGHIGREGHYNNSLQFLFVNGRLLLKTRIHKTLNGLLKRVSSAARQNNSPTAYPLTSSPKQRGGCDLHGVYVLNIKCHYSEYDICLEPAKSLIEFKDWDNVLICIEEGVKAFLTKENLVTEISMNGSDGPSSSPLRNAKTPAAEQNLSAEETREACDAPTEKKDNASGVDDSGGVQMLEQGSINTKTFASEESDAEKAPHSGDLPLQTTIAFATEINNNHKEDENAVCPNISHNDFPVTVNDDINVTGSKNHKISILDVKGAQDSLKKFCFPNKISPKKRKLPLNDIEENKHVVHGTSSKTCRAAPSRKLTLSFETGSLDKFKRLFGRDAEKNQPSTEKTSLLQPESSRKSNDCFVGSTLHLDDLDKPLLRSISGAYSPYNSECYAESSPWNKGEKISLAAKCSNLKHDKMPFKEVSEDSLTMENLSIPVVQDSHFEENSCELEKSLLEEDVLFGSSGTVDSIVHNSSKDFPVMDLIEQDTTIPSFILEDSHLCNKNVTSFLGSVSHVDEASVTSQHGPLCSNTGNEGQTTNESVETIPMSSSWLAHYDSCLGKLVYINQVTGLSKYNSPPVEETQVPCTTDVTNMAVSVISRTGFEYRCYPFHTDIVLPFLPKPRAERALNSGTDSREDAQGPDTLSTLFSEWSNPVFIRPPEVAVDVTSGQAEGLAVKIHNILFPYRFTKNMIHTMRVINQVDKKFLACLINTTVQDISESSTNEGNLLVLVDQHAAHERVRLEGLVTDSYEDDPDTPGKKRLCSSSVTPPLEINVTEEELRLLRSCQAFLRGLALDVRFPKSESLNVLLERLPTCFIEKESTEIRRGRRSVIKTIAEDYLREHIELLRSTGRVRGTLPLTVHNVLASQACHVCSWKTFHRPSGRSSPFRRSTGSSQTKSEEIEKDVQVMAALWKRSISCTKQSMNLYIYIYIYIKYIYKNLTCFELNYLF
- the mlh3 gene encoding DNA mismatch repair protein Mlh3 isoform X3 — translated: MIKSLPQDVQAQLRSGVTIFSLQQCVEELVLNSIDAGATCVAVKIDIEACKLQVIDNGTGMCREDMERVGLRYNTSKCSSLEDLDNLRFFGFRGEAISSIVSLAEMVEMSSRTKLSVKTYVKTFNEANASNVFEAQTVRPSAGTTVTVYNLFHNMPVRRKRMDAVLETERIRQRVEAISLMHPSVSFTVKKENSAHVMVQLSKTSSTYYRFVQIHGLNRAQKLGEVSYVHEQFEMTGHIGREGHYNNSLQFLFVNGRLLLKTRIHKTLNGLLKRVSSAARQNNSPTAYPLTSSPKQRGGCDLHGVYVLNIKCHYSEYDICLEPAKSLIEFKDWDNVLICIEEGVKAFLTKENLVTEISMNGSDGPSSSPLRNAKTPAAEQNLSAEETREACDAPTEKKDNASGVDDSGGVQMLEQGSINTKTFASEESDAEKAPHSGDLPLQTTIAFATEINNNHKEDENAVCPNISHNDFPVTVNDDINVTGSKNHKISILDVKGAQDSLKKFCFPNKISPKKRKLPLNDIEENKHVVHGTSSKTCRAAPSRKLTLSFETGSLDKFKRLFGRDAEKNQPSTEKTSLLQPESSRKSNDCFVGSTLHLDDLDKPLLRSISGAYSPYNSECYAESSPWNKGEKISLAAKCSNLKHDKMPFKEVSEDSLTMENLSIPVVQDSHFEENSCELEKSLLEEDVLFGSSGTVDSIVHNSSKDFPVMDLIEQDTTIPSFILEDSHLCNKNVTSFLGSVSHVDEASVTSQHGPLCSNTGNEEDAQGPDTLSTLFSEWSNPVFIRPPEVAVDVTSGQAEGLAVKIHNILFPYRFTKNMIHTMRVINQVDKKFLACLINTTVQDISESSTNEGNLLVLVDQHAAHERVRLEGLVTDSYEDDPDTPGKKRLCSSSVTPPLEINVTEEELRLLRSCQAFLRGLALDVRFPKSESLNVLLERLPTCFIEKESTEIRRGRRSVIKTIAEDYLREHIELLRSTGRVRGTLPLTVHNVLASQACHGAIKFNDILSKEECCSLVSSLSSCHLPFQCAHGRPSIVPLADLHHLEDQQDLPKPNLRKLRRMYKSWQLYGKDQSLAQSKA
- the mlh3 gene encoding DNA mismatch repair protein Mlh3 isoform X1 — protein: MIKSLPQDVQAQLRSGVTIFSLQQCVEELVLNSIDAGATCVAVKIDIEACKLQVIDNGTGMCREDMERVGLRYNTSKCSSLEDLDNLRFFGFRGEAISSIVSLAEMVEMSSRTKLSVKTYVKTFNEANASNVFEAQTVRPSAGTTVTVYNLFHNMPVRRKRMDAVLETERIRQRVEAISLMHPSVSFTVKKENSAHVMVQLSKTSSTYYRFVQIHGLNRAQKLGEVSYVHEQFEMTGHIGREGHYNNSLQFLFVNGRLLLKTRIHKTLNGLLKRVSSAARQNNSPTAYPLTSSPKQRGGCDLHGVYVLNIKCHYSEYDICLEPAKSLIEFKDWDNVLICIEEGVKAFLTKENLVTEISMNGSDGPSSSPLRNAKTPAAEQNLSAEETREACDAPTEKKDNASGVDDSGGVQMLEQGSINTKTFASEESDAEKAPHSGDLPLQTTIAFATEINNNHKEDENAVCPNISHNDFPVTVNDDINVTGSKNHKISILDVKGAQDSLKKFCFPNKISPKKRKLPLNDIEENKHVVHGTSSKTCRAAPSRKLTLSFETGSLDKFKRLFGRDAEKNQPSTEKTSLLQPESSRKSNDCFVGSTLHLDDLDKPLLRSISGAYSPYNSECYAESSPWNKGEKISLAAKCSNLKHDKMPFKEVSEDSLTMENLSIPVVQDSHFEENSCELEKSLLEEDVLFGSSGTVDSIVHNSSKDFPVMDLIEQDTTIPSFILEDSHLCNKNVTSFLGSVSHVDEASVTSQHGPLCSNTGNEGQTTNESVETIPMSSSWLAHYDSCLGKLVYINQVTGLSKYNSPPVEETQVPCTTDVTNMAVSVISRTGFEYRCYPFHTDIVLPFLPKPRAERALNSGTDSREDAQGPDTLSTLFSEWSNPVFIRPPEVAVDVTSGQAEGLAVKIHNILFPYRFTKNMIHTMRVINQVDKKFLACLINTTVQDISESSTNEGNLLVLVDQHAAHERVRLEGLVTDSYEDDPDTPGKKRLCSSSVTPPLEINVTEEELRLLRSCQAFLRGLALDVRFPKSESLNVLLERLPTCFIEKESTEIRRGRRSVIKTIAEDYLREHIELLRSTGRVRGTLPLTVHNVLASQACHGAIKFNDILSKEECCSLVSSLSSCHLPFQCAHGRPSIVPLADLHHLEDQQDLPKPNLRKLRRMYKSWQLYGKDQSLAQSKA